A single Atribacteraceae bacterium DNA region contains:
- a CDS encoding lytic transglycosylase domain-containing protein has translation MRTYPENLHRVMSRISEIASRFHPPWGFSPTTNPVGQSGREFHEPEIKRIPNASSPEEFDHLVEKYARKYGFEKEFINRVIAAESGFNPDVVSPKGAMGLMQLMPGTARMLGVDDPFDVRQNLEGGMRYLRGLVNRFGDIRLALAAYNAGSGRVVEYGGVPPFEETQNYVRKILGE, from the coding sequence ATGAGAACTTATCCGGAAAATCTACATCGGGTCATGAGCCGGATTTCCGAAATCGCATCCCGCTTCCATCCCCCTTGGGGATTTTCTCCGACCACCAATCCGGTGGGTCAGTCAGGGAGAGAGTTTCACGAACCGGAAATCAAAAGGATACCGAATGCCTCCTCTCCGGAGGAATTCGACCATCTGGTCGAAAAATACGCCCGGAAATACGGCTTCGAGAAAGAATTTATCAACCGGGTCATTGCTGCAGAGTCGGGTTTCAATCCGGATGTTGTTTCTCCGAAAGGGGCCATGGGGCTCATGCAACTTATGCCCGGGACCGCACGAATGTTGGGGGTGGACGACCCCTTCGATGTCCGCCAGAACCTCGAGGGGGGCATGCGTTACCTCAGGGGACTGGTCAATCGGTTCGGAGATATCCGTCTGGCGCTTGCCGCATACAATGCCGGATCCGGGCGGGTGGTTGAATATGGGGGGGTGCCCCCCTTTGAGGAAACACAGAATTATGTGCGTAAAATCCTGGGAGAGTGA